A region of Pyxidicoccus parkwaysis DNA encodes the following proteins:
- a CDS encoding cation-translocating P-type ATPase gives MRIPVPVHRLPCPPAETRGLAASEVLERRARYGRNDVLARPRRSAWETLRDSATDPMLWFLVGTSALYLVLGELSEGMVLLAAIVPLLGMDAFLHHRTQASTEGLQSRLAARATVLRDGCELEVPAEDVVVGDLVRVEAGGHFPADGLVVRAEDAQAEESSLTGESLPVRKRPLEHLPPGAEPTVEGLHWGMAGTRLLTGKAWVRIVFTGKDTLYGSIVRSAEQGGHARTPLQEAVAHLVAVLVVVAAVLCAVLAFVRWRQGFGWMDALLSAATLGVAALPEEFPLALTFFLGAGVYRLARRQALVRRAVSVENIGRITCICSDKTGTLTEGRLRVARLVPAPEVEEEALLRTAVLASREEGRDPLDVALDAAARLPRHGSSVATFPFTEERQRETAVVDDGQGGLLAAVKGAPERVLSLCELSRDARAEWARQVSALAGEGRKVIACASQLLSSESWRGGEPQHGFQFMGLVACEDPVRPGVTEAVRECRDAGLRTVMVTGDHPETALAVARQLGLGGASPAVLTGDDLEVRLREDGAVPPVDVVARALPAQKYDLVRALRRQGEVVAATGDGVNDVPALQAADVGIAMGERGTRGAREASSIVLLDDDFGTLVRAIAEGRQLFRNLQRGFQYLLLIHIPLVVTAALLPLAGYPLLYLPIHIVWLELIIHPTAMLAFQEAARPGRLGPARKQGPARFFSAGEWATVALVGGLVTVGLVWSYDRSLGAGRDVEHGRAVALASLTLASAGYATVLTALRTRMARWVCILSLGISVALIQVRPLAALMGLHPLHVDDWARVVVGVAVALVPLVFSRWRGFSRLRGGPLGPKPGRSRPHRRMHQLRHGA, from the coding sequence ATGCGAATCCCCGTCCCCGTCCACCGCCTGCCGTGCCCCCCTGCTGAGACCCGGGGCCTTGCCGCCAGTGAAGTCTTGGAGCGGCGCGCGCGCTACGGGCGCAATGACGTGCTGGCGCGGCCCCGGCGCTCCGCGTGGGAGACGCTGCGCGACTCGGCGACGGACCCGATGCTCTGGTTCCTCGTGGGGACGAGCGCGCTCTATCTCGTCCTCGGAGAGCTGTCGGAGGGGATGGTGCTGCTCGCGGCCATCGTCCCGCTGCTGGGCATGGATGCCTTCCTGCACCACCGGACGCAGGCATCCACCGAGGGCTTGCAGAGCCGGCTGGCCGCACGGGCCACGGTGCTGCGAGACGGGTGCGAACTGGAGGTGCCCGCGGAGGACGTGGTGGTGGGAGACCTCGTGCGCGTGGAGGCCGGAGGGCACTTCCCCGCGGATGGACTGGTGGTGCGCGCGGAGGACGCGCAAGCCGAGGAGTCCTCTCTGACGGGCGAGTCGCTGCCCGTGCGCAAGCGGCCACTGGAGCACCTTCCTCCGGGTGCGGAGCCGACGGTGGAGGGATTGCACTGGGGAATGGCGGGGACACGGCTGCTCACCGGAAAGGCATGGGTGCGCATCGTCTTCACCGGGAAGGATACGCTCTACGGGAGCATCGTCCGCTCGGCCGAGCAGGGCGGACATGCACGCACGCCGCTCCAGGAGGCGGTGGCGCACCTGGTGGCGGTGCTGGTGGTGGTGGCCGCGGTGCTGTGCGCGGTGCTCGCCTTCGTGCGCTGGCGGCAGGGCTTCGGGTGGATGGACGCGCTCTTGAGCGCGGCCACGCTCGGTGTGGCGGCCCTGCCCGAGGAGTTTCCACTGGCGCTCACGTTCTTCCTGGGCGCAGGGGTGTACCGGCTGGCCCGGAGACAGGCGCTGGTGCGGCGCGCGGTGTCCGTGGAGAACATCGGCCGGATTACGTGCATCTGCTCGGACAAGACAGGGACGCTGACGGAGGGCCGGCTGCGGGTGGCGCGCCTCGTGCCCGCGCCGGAAGTCGAGGAGGAGGCGCTGCTGCGGACGGCGGTGTTGGCGTCGCGGGAGGAGGGGAGGGACCCGCTCGACGTGGCGCTCGACGCGGCGGCGCGGCTTCCACGTCATGGCAGCAGCGTGGCCACGTTCCCCTTCACGGAGGAGCGGCAGCGCGAGACGGCGGTGGTGGACGACGGACAAGGCGGACTCCTTGCCGCGGTCAAGGGCGCACCGGAGCGCGTGCTGAGCCTGTGCGAGCTGTCGCGCGACGCGCGTGCCGAGTGGGCACGACAGGTTTCCGCGCTCGCGGGAGAAGGGCGCAAGGTCATCGCATGCGCGAGCCAGTTGCTGAGCTCCGAGTCCTGGCGCGGTGGAGAGCCCCAGCACGGCTTCCAATTCATGGGCCTCGTGGCCTGCGAGGACCCGGTGCGTCCCGGAGTGACGGAAGCGGTGCGCGAGTGCCGCGACGCGGGCCTGCGCACCGTCATGGTGACGGGAGACCATCCGGAGACGGCCCTGGCGGTGGCGCGGCAGCTCGGGCTCGGAGGCGCGAGTCCCGCCGTGCTCACGGGCGACGACTTGGAGGTGCGACTGCGTGAGGACGGGGCCGTGCCGCCCGTGGACGTGGTGGCCCGCGCGTTGCCGGCGCAGAAGTACGACCTGGTGCGGGCCCTGCGGCGGCAAGGCGAGGTGGTGGCGGCCACGGGCGACGGGGTGAATGACGTCCCGGCGCTCCAGGCCGCTGACGTGGGCATCGCCATGGGAGAGCGCGGCACGCGCGGCGCTCGCGAGGCCTCGTCCATCGTGCTGCTCGACGACGACTTCGGCACGCTGGTGCGTGCCATCGCCGAGGGACGGCAGCTCTTCCGCAACCTCCAGCGCGGCTTCCAGTACCTCCTGCTCATCCACATCCCGCTCGTCGTCACGGCGGCGCTGCTGCCGCTGGCGGGGTATCCGCTGCTGTACCTGCCCATCCACATCGTCTGGCTGGAGCTCATCATCCACCCCACGGCGATGCTGGCCTTCCAGGAGGCGGCCCGCCCGGGGCGCCTCGGGCCCGCGAGGAAACAGGGCCCCGCGCGCTTCTTCTCCGCGGGGGAGTGGGCCACCGTCGCGCTGGTGGGCGGGCTGGTGACGGTGGGGCTCGTCTGGAGCTACGACCGGAGCCTGGGCGCGGGACGCGACGTGGAGCACGGGCGCGCCGTGGCACTGGCGTCTCTCACCCTCGCGAGCGCGGGCTACGCCACCGTGCTCACCGCGCTGCGCACGCGCATGGCCCGGTGGGTCTGCATCCTGTCGCTGGGCATCTCGGTGGCCCTCATCCAGGTGCGGCCCCTGGCGGCCCTGATGGGACTGCACCCGCTGCACGTGGATGACTGGGCGCGCGTCGTCGTGGGCGTGGCGGTGGCCCTGGTGCCGCTGGTGTTCTCTCGCTGGCGCGGCTTCTCGCGGCTACGGGGCGGCCCACTCGGCCCGAAGCCGGGGCGCTCCCGGCCGCATCGCCGGATGCATCAGCTCAGGCATGGTGCGTGA
- a CDS encoding sensor histidine kinase — MSSHFVSAKVPRLERVVERMGPFGSGLAAVMVVVWLVAWSLGDEALLHALYGLHIAVLMALAICVAVLTRHARAWTRGEAERQRMEQSLRMSEARLAGIVSGAAEAIISIDGSQRITVFNEGAERIFGYSAQEALGQSLDVLLPERFQQVHRQHVQRFAAGARMSRSMAERRPILGRRKSGEEFPAEASISKVDTDGLHLLTVMLRDISVRKRAEEVLRNSEARFRTSFEDAPIGMALVGLDGRFLHVNGALGTILGYSPKELVARTFQEITWPEDLEVDLAHVQRLLQGEIESYQLEKRYLHKQGHLVSVLLTASLVRDSQGAPLHFVSQLQDISERKQLEQALRFLAEAGPQLAGSLDPRATLGTVARLAVPALAEWCIVEQVDAEGRIRSLEGAAASTEKSRQLDAFLAAQPRDVSRRGGIVMGVLQTGRPALFPEVPEGVLEAIARNEEHMTLLRRLAPRSIIVVPLRARGHILGVVVLCNSEPERRFGARDLALAEELASRAALAIDNACLHEKSEQATRLRDEVLRVVAHDLRTPLNVISLSATTLLKRPPEQRATDTRPLESIRKAVERAHRLIQDLLDVAKMEAGHLSVECAPVETAALVREALELHRALAEEKSLRLTAAVPEDAPPLLADHDRVLQILSNLIGNALKFTPAGGQVSVRVAAEGDMLRFSVRDTGAGIASGDLPHLFEAFWQARAGRKDGAGLGLAIVKGLVDAHGGRLWVESSPGLGSTFSFTLPAAPRVESQLTHHA; from the coding sequence ATGAGCAGCCATTTTGTCAGTGCCAAGGTTCCTCGGCTCGAGCGGGTGGTGGAACGGATGGGGCCCTTCGGGTCTGGGCTTGCCGCGGTCATGGTCGTCGTCTGGCTGGTGGCCTGGAGCCTGGGTGACGAAGCCCTCCTCCACGCCCTCTATGGTCTCCACATCGCCGTGCTGATGGCGCTCGCGATTTGCGTGGCGGTGCTCACCCGCCATGCGCGCGCGTGGACCCGGGGGGAGGCGGAGCGCCAGCGGATGGAGCAGTCGCTGCGGATGTCGGAGGCGCGCCTGGCCGGCATCGTCTCCGGTGCGGCCGAAGCCATCATCTCCATCGACGGCTCGCAGCGAATCACCGTCTTCAACGAGGGCGCCGAGCGCATCTTCGGCTACTCCGCGCAGGAAGCCCTGGGACAGTCCCTGGATGTGCTGCTACCGGAGCGGTTCCAGCAGGTCCACCGGCAGCACGTCCAGCGCTTCGCCGCAGGCGCGCGGATGTCCAGGTCCATGGCGGAGAGGCGCCCCATCCTCGGCCGCAGGAAGAGCGGGGAGGAGTTTCCCGCGGAGGCCAGCATCTCCAAGGTGGACACGGACGGCCTGCACCTGCTCACCGTCATGCTGCGCGACATCTCCGTCCGCAAGCGCGCGGAGGAGGTGCTGCGCAACAGCGAGGCGCGGTTTCGGACCTCCTTCGAGGACGCTCCCATCGGCATGGCGCTCGTGGGGCTGGACGGCCGCTTCCTGCACGTGAATGGCGCCCTGGGCACCATCCTCGGCTACTCGCCGAAGGAGCTCGTCGCCCGGACGTTCCAGGAGATCACCTGGCCCGAGGACCTGGAGGTGGACCTGGCGCACGTCCAGCGGCTGCTCCAGGGGGAAATCGAGTCCTACCAACTGGAGAAGCGCTACCTCCACAAGCAGGGCCACCTCGTGAGCGTCCTGTTGACGGCCTCGCTCGTGCGTGACTCGCAGGGCGCGCCGCTCCACTTCGTCTCCCAGTTGCAGGACATCTCCGAGCGCAAGCAGCTCGAACAGGCCCTGCGCTTCCTGGCGGAGGCGGGGCCCCAGCTCGCGGGCTCGCTGGATCCACGGGCCACGCTCGGCACCGTGGCACGGCTCGCCGTCCCGGCGCTGGCGGAGTGGTGCATCGTCGAGCAGGTGGACGCGGAGGGGCGAATCCGGTCGCTGGAGGGGGCGGCGGCCTCGACGGAGAAGTCGCGGCAACTGGACGCGTTCCTCGCCGCCCAGCCCCGGGACGTGTCGCGCCGGGGGGGCATCGTCATGGGCGTGCTCCAGACGGGGCGGCCCGCCCTCTTCCCGGAGGTGCCCGAGGGCGTGCTGGAGGCCATCGCCAGGAACGAGGAGCACATGACACTGCTCCGCCGCCTCGCTCCCAGGTCCATCATCGTCGTGCCGCTCCGGGCGCGCGGACACATCCTGGGAGTGGTGGTGCTCTGCAACTCCGAGCCGGAGCGGCGCTTCGGCGCTCGGGACCTGGCGCTCGCGGAGGAGCTGGCGAGCCGCGCCGCGCTCGCCATCGACAACGCGTGCCTCCACGAGAAGTCCGAGCAGGCGACGCGCCTGCGCGACGAGGTGTTGCGAGTCGTCGCCCATGACCTGCGCACGCCGCTCAACGTCATCTCCCTGAGCGCGACCACGCTCCTCAAGCGCCCGCCCGAGCAGCGGGCCACGGACACACGACCCCTCGAGTCCATCCGGAAGGCGGTGGAGCGGGCCCACCGGCTCATCCAGGACCTGTTGGACGTCGCCAAGATGGAGGCAGGCCACCTGTCGGTGGAGTGCGCTCCGGTGGAGACGGCGGCCCTGGTGCGGGAGGCGCTGGAGCTGCACCGCGCGCTCGCGGAGGAGAAGTCCCTGCGGCTCACCGCCGCGGTGCCCGAGGACGCGCCTCCCCTCCTCGCCGACCATGACCGGGTGCTGCAAATCCTCTCGAACCTCATCGGCAACGCGCTCAAGTTCACCCCCGCGGGCGGGCAGGTCTCCGTCCGCGTGGCGGCCGAAGGGGACATGCTGCGCTTCTCGGTGCGGGACACGGGGGCCGGGATTGCCTCGGGGGACCTGCCCCATCTCTTCGAGGCCTTCTGGCAGGCCCGCGCGGGCCGCAAGGACGGCGCGGGGCTGGGGCTCGCGATTGTGAAGGGGCTCGTCGACGCGCATGGCGGACGGCTCTGGGTGGAGAGCAGCCCCGGTCTGGGCAGCACCTTCTCCTTCACGCTCCCCGCCGCGCCGCGTGTCGAGTCGCAGCTCACGCACCATGCCTGA
- a CDS encoding glycoside hydrolase family 88 protein, with protein sequence MILRARDWTLLLGLGCVLLAGSARGFDETTATRVLQFAQQQAIKTDSVVPSGRYPQSTTDGGWLTVSAGDLTGWTQGFFPGELWYLFEGSGNATFKTKAAARTAPLSVQQTNSTTHDTGFKLMTSFGNAYRFTGDEAQRQVLLTGAASLAKRYNAKLGYVVCCDWNRPTWLAPLVVDTMMDIELLLWGSAHGGQAVWRDMAVSHALKTLQWLVRDDGSSFHVVDFDPVTGAFRLRGTYQGFSNDSTWARGQTWLMYGYTMVYRYTRDPRMLAAAQKTTDWYLNHLPADMVPLWDFSAPAGKQFKDTSAAAAAASALLELSGYVSDAATRQRYHDAAVRMLDALSAAPYLASGTSKSSVLQHGVGNFPAGKEIDVGLIYGDYYFIEAIQRFRLQSRLQAGWPSRVDFSAAVHGLGTTNTGTVTAQFDLTPARSPIDGVIGYADSSTTIKGFSSSAMLIRMDTDGFFDARNGGGYAALTAVPYAANTTYHVRMVANLGTKRYSVWVRPPGGAEIQLAKDYVFRSDAPLTDDLGKVTLNGTTGDGTYTVTNHTVKLGTVAATASASEAPEAPEAALSLADPLDGSGCAAVPGSAALALCGMALWLMRHGWCSRVASR encoded by the coding sequence ATGATTCTACGTGCGAGGGATTGGACACTCCTACTGGGGCTCGGCTGCGTGCTGCTGGCAGGCAGCGCCCGGGGTTTTGACGAGACAACAGCAACGCGCGTCCTGCAATTCGCGCAGCAACAGGCCATCAAGACGGACTCGGTGGTTCCGTCGGGCCGGTATCCCCAGAGCACCACGGACGGCGGGTGGCTCACCGTCTCCGCGGGAGACCTGACCGGGTGGACCCAGGGCTTCTTCCCCGGCGAGCTCTGGTACCTCTTCGAGGGCTCGGGCAACGCCACCTTCAAAACCAAGGCGGCCGCCCGGACCGCGCCGCTGAGCGTGCAGCAGACGAACTCGACGACGCACGACACGGGCTTCAAGCTCATGACCAGCTTCGGCAACGCGTACCGGTTCACCGGCGACGAGGCGCAGCGGCAGGTGCTGCTCACGGGCGCGGCCTCGCTCGCCAAGCGCTACAACGCCAAGCTGGGCTATGTCGTGTGCTGCGATTGGAACCGGCCCACGTGGCTCGCGCCGCTCGTCGTGGACACGATGATGGACATCGAGCTGCTCCTCTGGGGCTCGGCGCACGGAGGGCAGGCTGTCTGGAGGGACATGGCCGTCAGCCACGCGCTCAAGACGCTGCAGTGGCTGGTGCGTGATGACGGCAGCTCCTTCCACGTCGTGGACTTCGACCCTGTCACGGGGGCCTTCCGCCTGCGGGGCACGTACCAGGGCTTCAGTAACGACTCCACCTGGGCGCGCGGGCAGACCTGGCTCATGTATGGCTACACCATGGTGTACCGCTATACGCGCGACCCGCGCATGCTGGCGGCGGCCCAGAAGACCACCGACTGGTATTTGAACCACCTGCCAGCGGACATGGTGCCGCTCTGGGACTTCAGCGCTCCGGCGGGCAAGCAGTTCAAGGACACCTCCGCGGCCGCCGCCGCCGCCTCGGCGCTGCTGGAATTGAGCGGCTATGTCTCGGACGCGGCCACCCGGCAGCGCTACCATGACGCGGCGGTGCGCATGCTCGATGCGCTCAGCGCGGCGCCGTACCTCGCCAGCGGCACGAGCAAGTCCAGCGTCCTCCAGCACGGCGTGGGCAACTTCCCCGCGGGCAAGGAGATCGACGTGGGCCTCATCTACGGGGACTACTACTTCATCGAGGCGATTCAGCGCTTCAGGCTGCAGAGCCGGCTCCAGGCGGGCTGGCCCTCCCGGGTCGACTTCTCGGCGGCGGTGCATGGCCTGGGGACCACGAACACCGGCACGGTGACGGCCCAGTTCGACCTGACGCCCGCGCGGAGCCCCATCGACGGAGTCATCGGCTATGCCGACTCGTCCACCACCATCAAGGGCTTCTCCAGCTCGGCCATGCTCATTCGCATGGACACTGACGGCTTCTTCGACGCGCGCAACGGCGGTGGGTATGCCGCGCTCACCGCGGTGCCCTACGCGGCCAACACCACGTACCACGTGCGCATGGTGGCGAACCTCGGGACCAAACGGTACAGCGTCTGGGTGAGGCCTCCGGGCGGAGCCGAAATCCAGCTTGCGAAGGACTACGTCTTCCGCTCGGACGCGCCGCTCACGGATGACCTCGGCAAGGTGACGCTCAACGGCACCACGGGCGATGGCACGTATACGGTGACGAACCACACCGTGAAGCTCGGGACTGTCGCCGCGACTGCTTCCGCTTCCGAGGCTCCCGAGGCTCCCGAGGCCGCGCTGTCACTTGCCGACCCGCTGGACGGCAGTGGCTGTGCCGCGGTGCCTGGCTCCGCTGCGCTGGCACTCTGTGGCATGGCTCTGTGGTTGATGCGTCATGGCTGGTGCTCACGCGTCGCCTCGCGATGA
- a CDS encoding ELWxxDGT repeat protein: protein MMRGWGRKSWAWVLGLGLAACSVVAPEPSEDSGQEAAPDSLESGGTCPSATRLADFSAGGPTAGPFSLTGVKGTLYFIVNEGLHGSALWASDGTPGGTRLFRDFDTSLGNLTEARGLLFFTVGSTLWRTDGTDAGTFPLVTASKPPTSESDMGVLGEFRGKFFFRMYTPEYGNELWVSDGTRKGTKLYLDVNPGPVSSFPGEMVETESGNLVFDARLGAERDTLVVLEVSPTKQVEELYRVHGDEEAAIFRLSVVGNRVYFLVDLSDGSPALFTSDGTPGTARLLFAWDEVNTPRQFTAYNDRLYFAAEEPLDASDRRGVELWVSDGTPEGTGRLVDIFPGEEGSYPSGLTVFEGLLYFAATDDVHGRELWVSDGTEEGTRLARDIRPGPEGSSPYGLTVASRKLYFAADDGVHGIEPWKVFQGRARLVADIAPGAASSSPRVYEFDVDASPVFERAGSDLFFSTESLELWSMKTGAYCPPPGTR, encoded by the coding sequence ATGATGCGCGGGTGGGGACGGAAGTCGTGGGCGTGGGTGTTGGGGCTCGGGCTGGCGGCGTGCAGCGTGGTTGCTCCGGAGCCATCAGAGGACAGCGGCCAGGAGGCCGCGCCGGACTCGCTGGAGAGCGGGGGCACGTGCCCCTCGGCCACGCGGCTCGCGGACTTCTCGGCAGGAGGCCCCACCGCGGGGCCCTTCTCGCTGACGGGGGTGAAGGGGACGCTCTACTTCATCGTGAATGAGGGTCTCCACGGCTCGGCGCTTTGGGCCAGCGACGGGACGCCCGGAGGCACGCGACTGTTCCGCGACTTTGACACCTCCTTGGGCAATCTGACGGAGGCCCGGGGGCTGCTCTTCTTCACCGTGGGCAGCACCCTCTGGCGGACGGACGGCACGGACGCGGGGACCTTCCCGCTGGTCACCGCGTCCAAGCCGCCCACTTCCGAATCGGACATGGGCGTGCTGGGAGAGTTTCGCGGCAAGTTCTTCTTCAGGATGTACACGCCCGAGTATGGCAACGAGTTGTGGGTGAGCGACGGCACGCGCAAGGGCACGAAGCTGTACCTCGACGTCAACCCGGGCCCCGTGTCCAGCTTCCCCGGCGAGATGGTGGAGACGGAGAGCGGCAACCTCGTCTTCGACGCGCGCCTGGGTGCGGAACGGGACACCCTCGTGGTGCTGGAGGTGTCCCCCACGAAGCAGGTCGAGGAGCTGTACCGCGTGCACGGAGACGAGGAGGCCGCCATCTTCCGCCTCTCCGTGGTGGGCAATCGGGTGTACTTCCTGGTGGACCTGTCGGACGGGTCTCCGGCTCTCTTCACGAGTGACGGCACCCCAGGCACCGCGAGGCTGCTCTTCGCCTGGGACGAGGTGAACACGCCGCGCCAGTTCACCGCCTACAACGACCGCCTCTACTTCGCCGCCGAGGAGCCCCTCGACGCCTCCGACCGCAGGGGCGTGGAGCTGTGGGTGAGCGACGGCACGCCCGAGGGGACGGGGCGGCTGGTGGACATCTTCCCAGGAGAGGAAGGCTCCTACCCCAGCGGGCTGACTGTCTTTGAAGGTCTGCTCTACTTCGCCGCAACGGACGACGTGCACGGGCGCGAGCTGTGGGTGAGTGACGGCACGGAGGAGGGGACGCGGCTCGCCAGGGACATCCGTCCGGGGCCGGAGGGCTCCTCGCCCTATGGCCTGACGGTGGCCAGCCGGAAGCTCTACTTCGCGGCGGATGATGGCGTGCACGGGATCGAGCCCTGGAAGGTCTTCCAGGGCCGGGCAAGGCTCGTGGCGGACATCGCGCCGGGGGCAGCGTCCTCGTCGCCCCGGGTGTACGAGTTCGACGTCGATGCCTCGCCGGTCTTCGAGCGCGCCGGCAGCGACCTCTTCTTCTCCACGGAGTCCCTGGAGCTCTGGTCGATGAAGACGGGCGCCTACTGCCCGCCGCCCGGCACCCGCTGA
- a CDS encoding zinc-binding dehydrogenase translates to MRATVFRGVDTFGIEDVEQPRAGAGEAVVRVTLTTICGTDLHIVRGEYPVKPGLVIGHELVGVIEELGPGVTGYRPGQRVLVGAITPCGQCHACLSGHLSQCGHGEGYEALGGWRLGNTLNGAQAEYVRIPFAQANLAPIPDGLTDEQVVLLADIASTGFSGAESGGVRLGDTVVVFAQGPIGLCASIGARLMGAARVIGVDGDDARLAMARKLGVDVVLDYRKQDVVAEVQRLTGGGADVAIEALGTQQTFESALRCLRPAGTLSSLGVYSGKLQLPYDAFAAGLGDHRVVTTLCPGGKERMRRLMDLVQARRVDLTPLLTHRFALKDIREAYALFGQRKDGVLKVAIRP, encoded by the coding sequence ATGCGAGCGACGGTGTTCCGTGGGGTCGACACGTTCGGCATCGAAGACGTAGAGCAGCCGCGCGCGGGAGCGGGAGAAGCCGTCGTTCGTGTCACGCTCACGACCATCTGCGGCACGGACCTGCACATCGTCCGCGGCGAGTACCCCGTGAAGCCTGGGCTCGTCATCGGCCACGAACTGGTGGGCGTCATCGAGGAGCTGGGGCCGGGCGTCACCGGCTACCGTCCGGGCCAGCGCGTGCTCGTGGGCGCCATCACCCCGTGCGGCCAGTGCCATGCCTGCCTGTCCGGGCACCTGTCCCAGTGCGGGCACGGCGAGGGGTACGAGGCCCTAGGCGGCTGGCGGCTGGGGAACACCCTGAACGGCGCGCAGGCCGAGTACGTCCGCATCCCCTTCGCACAGGCGAACCTGGCGCCCATTCCCGACGGGCTCACGGACGAGCAGGTGGTGCTGCTGGCGGACATCGCCTCCACGGGCTTCAGCGGCGCGGAGTCCGGCGGCGTGCGCCTGGGCGACACCGTGGTGGTCTTCGCGCAGGGCCCCATCGGCCTGTGCGCGTCCATCGGCGCGCGGCTGATGGGCGCGGCGCGCGTCATCGGCGTCGACGGTGACGACGCGCGGCTGGCCATGGCGCGGAAGCTGGGCGTGGACGTGGTGCTGGACTACCGGAAGCAGGACGTGGTGGCGGAGGTGCAGCGGCTGACGGGAGGCGGCGCGGACGTGGCCATCGAAGCGCTGGGCACGCAGCAGACCTTCGAGAGCGCGCTGCGCTGCCTGCGGCCCGCGGGCACGCTGTCCAGCCTGGGCGTGTACTCTGGAAAGCTGCAGCTCCCGTATGACGCCTTTGCCGCGGGCCTCGGTGACCACCGCGTCGTCACCACGCTGTGCCCGGGCGGCAAGGAACGCATGCGGCGGCTCATGGATTTGGTCCAGGCCCGGCGCGTGGACCTCACGCCGCTGCTCACCCACCGCTTCGCGCTGAAGGACATCCGCGAGGCCTACGCGCTCTTCGGCCAGCGCAAGGATGGCGTCCTCAAGGTCGCCATCCGTCCCTAA
- a CDS encoding flavodoxin domain-containing protein, translating to MMRVLVTYGSKRGGTEGIARQVAEVLRTEGLDAEVLPPGDVVDVSAYDAVIVGGALYANRWYRTARHFVHRHVHELREMPVWFFSSGPLDDSAAEGLIEPTAQVRALMEQVHALGHMTFGGRLEANAKGFIARAMARQRAGDWRDAGHIHRWARSLAEELQPGREESPVPTETELH from the coding sequence ATGATGCGAGTACTCGTCACCTACGGCTCCAAGCGCGGCGGCACCGAGGGCATCGCCCGGCAGGTCGCCGAGGTGCTTCGGACCGAGGGCCTCGACGCGGAGGTGCTTCCGCCTGGAGACGTCGTGGACGTGTCGGCCTATGACGCGGTCATCGTCGGCGGGGCGCTGTATGCCAATCGCTGGTACCGGACCGCCCGCCACTTCGTGCACCGGCACGTGCACGAGCTGCGCGAGATGCCCGTCTGGTTCTTCTCCAGCGGCCCGCTCGACGACTCCGCCGCGGAGGGCCTCATCGAGCCCACCGCCCAGGTCCGAGCCCTCATGGAGCAGGTGCATGCGCTCGGCCACATGACTTTCGGCGGGCGGCTGGAGGCGAACGCGAAGGGCTTCATCGCCCGCGCCATGGCCCGCCAGCGTGCTGGCGACTGGCGCGACGCCGGGCACATCCATCGCTGGGCCCGGAGCCTCGCCGAGGAGCTGCAGCCGGGGCGGGAGGAGTCACCCGTCCCGACGGAGACCGAGCTGCACTGA